Proteins found in one Mytilus edulis chromosome 2, xbMytEdul2.2, whole genome shotgun sequence genomic segment:
- the LOC139512615 gene encoding small ribosomal subunit protein mS40-like isoform X2: MDKLFRLKQISKFCRSFVYSAHCSENVVQSRNLSITGRLCFIRRGEKVFEEEDNTVIAHEKRPYIQESWDTSIRYLESDSYKKTYGDDVVWKHYRRNFKGNMAPETREKCIRQGKIGLASPCPLCRDEYLTVDYRNIKLLRQFLNPFTGDVLPSLKTGVCQQRLKELQIQRLKAIDYGFIQMPLKQRHYDYSEYHNLAKESEEKSKLLSNSTSTDMDTLEDAMASPVDISSSVESNMAASEDSEDRNNEQKKLADDEDQSDSSSDSSDSGSESDSDSSSDSDKSEDSGPPNDTKDKSEDQPS; the protein is encoded by the exons ATGGACAAATTATTTCGACTGAAGCAGATATCGAAGTTCTGTAGGAGTTTTGTTTACAGTGCACACTGTTCAGAG AATGTAGTTCAGTCAAGAAATCTTAGCATCACTGGCAGGCTATGTTTCATACGTAGGGGTGAAAAAGTTTTTGAAGAAGAAGATAATACTGTTATTGCTCATGAGAAACGGCCATACATACAGGAATCATGGGATACAAGTATCAGATATTTAGAAAGTGATT ctTACAAAAAGACTTATGGTGATGATGTTGTTTGGAAACATTACAGAAGAAACTTTAAAGGAAATATGGCACCTGAAACAAGAGAGAAATGTATT AGACAAGGAAAAATTGGTTTAGCAAGTCCATGTCCTCTTTGTCGAGATGAATACTTAACTGTGGATTATAGA AATATTAAATTACTGAGACAATTTTTAAATCCATTTACTGGTGATGTTTTGCCTTCATTAAAGACCGGAGTTTGTCAACAAAGATTGAAGGAATTACAGATACAAAGATTAAAGGCTATAGACTATG gttttataCAGATGCCCCTTAAACAAAGACATTATGACTATAGTGAATACCATAATCTAGCAAAAGAATCAGAAGAGAAATCTAAACTTTTGTCTAATTCAACAAGTACAGATATGGATACCTTGGAGGATGCAATGGCCTCCCCAGTAGATATTTCATCATCAGTAGAAAGTAACATGGCTGCTTCTGAAGATTCAGAAGATAGGAATAATGAACAAAAGAAATTGGCAGATGATGAAGACCAATCAGATTCTTCTTCTGATTCTTCAGATTCAGGATCAGAATCTGACTCGGATTCCAGCTCAGATTCAGACAAATCAGAAGATTCTGGACCTCCTAATGACACTAAAGATAAATCAGAAGATCAACCTAGCTAA
- the LOC139512615 gene encoding small ribosomal subunit protein mS40-like isoform X1, producing the protein MDKLFRLKQISKFCRSFVYSAHCSEFQNVVQSRNLSITGRLCFIRRGEKVFEEEDNTVIAHEKRPYIQESWDTSIRYLESDSYKKTYGDDVVWKHYRRNFKGNMAPETREKCIRQGKIGLASPCPLCRDEYLTVDYRNIKLLRQFLNPFTGDVLPSLKTGVCQQRLKELQIQRLKAIDYGFIQMPLKQRHYDYSEYHNLAKESEEKSKLLSNSTSTDMDTLEDAMASPVDISSSVESNMAASEDSEDRNNEQKKLADDEDQSDSSSDSSDSGSESDSDSSSDSDKSEDSGPPNDTKDKSEDQPS; encoded by the exons ATGGACAAATTATTTCGACTGAAGCAGATATCGAAGTTCTGTAGGAGTTTTGTTTACAGTGCACACTGTTCAGAG TTTCAGAATGTAGTTCAGTCAAGAAATCTTAGCATCACTGGCAGGCTATGTTTCATACGTAGGGGTGAAAAAGTTTTTGAAGAAGAAGATAATACTGTTATTGCTCATGAGAAACGGCCATACATACAGGAATCATGGGATACAAGTATCAGATATTTAGAAAGTGATT ctTACAAAAAGACTTATGGTGATGATGTTGTTTGGAAACATTACAGAAGAAACTTTAAAGGAAATATGGCACCTGAAACAAGAGAGAAATGTATT AGACAAGGAAAAATTGGTTTAGCAAGTCCATGTCCTCTTTGTCGAGATGAATACTTAACTGTGGATTATAGA AATATTAAATTACTGAGACAATTTTTAAATCCATTTACTGGTGATGTTTTGCCTTCATTAAAGACCGGAGTTTGTCAACAAAGATTGAAGGAATTACAGATACAAAGATTAAAGGCTATAGACTATG gttttataCAGATGCCCCTTAAACAAAGACATTATGACTATAGTGAATACCATAATCTAGCAAAAGAATCAGAAGAGAAATCTAAACTTTTGTCTAATTCAACAAGTACAGATATGGATACCTTGGAGGATGCAATGGCCTCCCCAGTAGATATTTCATCATCAGTAGAAAGTAACATGGCTGCTTCTGAAGATTCAGAAGATAGGAATAATGAACAAAAGAAATTGGCAGATGATGAAGACCAATCAGATTCTTCTTCTGATTCTTCAGATTCAGGATCAGAATCTGACTCGGATTCCAGCTCAGATTCAGACAAATCAGAAGATTCTGGACCTCCTAATGACACTAAAGATAAATCAGAAGATCAACCTAGCTAA